Proteins encoded in a region of the Puniceibacterium sp. IMCC21224 genome:
- the murI gene encoding glutamate racemase: MAVGVFDSGLGGLTVLDAVVKKLPEVPFVYLGDSANAPYGVRDADDVYQLTCAAVERLWAAGCDLVILACNTASAAALRRMQESWLPPEKRVLGVFVPLIEAMTERQWGDNSPPREVAVKHVALFATPATVRSRAFQRELAFRAIGVDVEAQACGGVVDAIEDGDLILAEALVRSHVDALKRKMPEPQAAILGCTHYPLMQEAFQDALGANVSVYSQANLVAESLADYLIRHPGMLGRGDESKFLTTGDPRRVSDRATQFLRRRIVFEKA, encoded by the coding sequence ATGGCGGTTGGGGTGTTTGATTCTGGGCTGGGTGGGCTGACGGTTCTGGACGCCGTGGTGAAAAAATTGCCCGAGGTGCCGTTTGTCTACCTGGGCGACAGCGCCAATGCGCCTTATGGCGTACGTGATGCCGATGACGTCTATCAACTGACCTGCGCCGCCGTTGAACGCCTGTGGGCGGCGGGCTGCGATCTGGTCATATTGGCCTGCAACACGGCGTCCGCTGCGGCGCTTCGGCGCATGCAAGAAAGCTGGCTGCCGCCGGAAAAACGTGTTCTGGGCGTCTTTGTCCCTCTGATCGAAGCGATGACAGAGCGGCAATGGGGCGACAATTCCCCACCGCGCGAAGTGGCGGTCAAACATGTGGCGCTGTTTGCGACACCCGCTACAGTGCGCAGCCGCGCGTTCCAGCGTGAACTGGCGTTTCGCGCGATTGGTGTCGATGTCGAGGCGCAGGCCTGCGGTGGTGTTGTCGATGCTATTGAGGATGGCGACCTGATCCTTGCCGAAGCGCTGGTACGGTCGCACGTGGACGCGTTGAAACGCAAGATGCCGGAACCGCAGGCCGCGATCCTGGGCTGCACACACTATCCGCTGATGCAGGAGGCGTTTCAGGACGCGTTGGGGGCAAATGTCAGCGTCTATTCTCAGGCCAATCTTGTGGCCGAGTCGCTGGCCGACTATCTGATACGTCATCCCGGAATGCTGGGTCGGGGGGACGAGTCAAAGTTCCTGACCACGGGAGATCCGCGCCGTGTTTCAGATCGCGCCACACAGTTCCTGCGACGACGGATTGTGTTTGAGAAAGCGTGA
- a CDS encoding lysophospholipid acyltransferase family protein: protein MPVTHHIARDISYSYSASTRSGRAMIRLMENATGRISLIKRAKGYEAEVAKGRDFWQVIVERYGLGLDVIGGAIDNIPKTGPLIVIANHPYGILDGLMLGHILSVARGDFRILAHRVFRKAQDLERVILPISFDETKEAVALNVETRKEALRYLGDGGAIGVFPGGTVSTAAKPFSRPMDPGWRSFTARMVAKSGATVVPIYFDGHTSRLFQVASHLHTTLRMGLLIKEFHKRVDTPVQVVIGQPIPPEVLQPHTKDSRAMMDFLRKATYDLSPNPLVSCDYGFEFEEKHKVKA from the coding sequence ATGCCCGTAACGCATCACATCGCCCGCGACATTTCGTATTCCTACTCTGCCAGTACCCGATCGGGACGGGCGATGATCCGCCTGATGGAAAACGCCACTGGGCGGATCAGCCTGATCAAACGCGCCAAAGGGTACGAGGCCGAAGTCGCCAAAGGCCGGGACTTCTGGCAGGTCATCGTCGAGCGCTACGGTCTGGGCCTCGATGTGATTGGTGGCGCGATCGACAACATCCCCAAGACCGGGCCGCTAATTGTCATTGCGAACCATCCATATGGCATCCTGGATGGGTTGATGCTGGGCCACATTCTGTCGGTGGCGCGCGGAGATTTTCGCATTCTGGCCCACCGGGTGTTTCGCAAGGCCCAGGATCTTGAACGCGTGATCCTGCCAATTTCGTTCGACGAAACCAAAGAAGCGGTCGCGTTGAATGTTGAGACGCGCAAAGAGGCGCTGCGTTATCTGGGGGATGGTGGCGCGATCGGTGTCTTTCCAGGCGGCACGGTGTCCACCGCAGCGAAACCCTTTTCCCGGCCGATGGATCCGGGCTGGCGCAGCTTTACCGCCCGAATGGTGGCCAAAAGCGGTGCAACCGTAGTGCCGATCTATTTTGATGGTCACACAAGCCGCCTGTTCCAAGTAGCGAGCCATCTGCACACGACGCTGCGTATGGGGCTGCTGATCAAGGAATTCCACAAACGGGTGGATACGCCGGTTCAGGTCGTCATCGGCCAGCCAATTCCCCCCGAGGTGCTGCAACCCCATACCAAAGACTCGCGCGCGATGATGGATTTCCTGCGCAAAGCGACGTATGACCTGTCTCCAAACCCGCTCGTGTCGTGTGACTACGGCTTTGAGTTCGAGGAAAAGCACAAGGTCAAGGCGTAA
- a CDS encoding indolepyruvate ferredoxin oxidoreductase family protein: MSTHQITLNDRFDLSKPQVLLNGTQALVRLMLMQKARDRNAGLNTAGYVTGYRGSPLGAVDMQMNRAAKELIASDVLFKEGLNEDLAATALWGAQQAELRGEGKYDGVFGLWYGKGPGVDRSGDVMRHANMAGSSTNGGVIMAMGDDHTGESSTVLHQSEWAMVDAYMPVVSPAGVQEILDYGIYGFALSRFSGLWVGLKTMKDTVEATAVVDGRPDRMPLVIPPFDMPEGGLNIRLIDTPHAQEARMIDYKRFAAEAFSRANGMDKRIWGKPGAKIGFVAAGKNWLDLVHALSLLNIDANEAERLGLTTYKIGQTFPLDMQGFHDWADGVDLIVVVEEKRKLIEIQIKEAIFNDRQGRRVWGWHKGGGAGSMHGPELFPTRGALDPFLIAEKLGGILVDEGRGTDGIRAGLLRLDEARRADNAEEIAARLPYFCSGCPHNSSTKVPEGSRAYAGIGCHYMVQWMDRSTTGFTHMGGEGANWIGEAPFSKTGHVFQNLGDGTYNHSGVQAIRAALLAGTTITYKILYNDAVAMTGGQKNDGGLTAPRIVRELKAMGVENVALVYDEKEDVDLAAYPADIDKAERGELETIQKTYANHPGVSAIVYVQTCAAEKRRRRKRGSFPDIDKRVFINTDVCEGCGDCGVQSNCVSIVPVETELGRKRAIDQSSCNKDFSCLKGFCPSFITLEGATIRKDQTTDLTLPDLPDPVLPVIDGTWNVIVTGVGGTGVVTIGAVLAQAAQIDGKGAGMMEMAGLAQKGGAVHIHCRLAETPEDISAIRVATGECDALIGGDLVVSAGAKTLGLMRSGRTGGVVNSHEIITGDFTRNTEFSLPTDRLQLALEARLQDRIVLFDASELARVTLGDSIFSNMMILGAAWQRGLVPLRKSAIEAAIRLNGAAVDRNLRAFEIGRWAVTHTDDVNAILPPKVLILPQTLEERIAFRSDHLIAYQGKALARRYRKLVDGIENPRLREAVAKGYHKLLSYKDEYEVARLLLHSRAKAAEQFDGDFRLSFHLAPPILSKTGADGRPIKRQFGPGMLRGFAVLAKLRKLRGTPFDPFGRTKERRMERDLISQYEADMAKILADVRPETMDAVVALAELPMQIKGFGPVKEAAEIKAAKRREELLATIRAGGAPVRHAAE, encoded by the coding sequence ATGAGCACTCACCAGATCACCTTGAATGACCGCTTTGACCTGAGCAAGCCACAGGTTCTTTTGAACGGCACACAGGCGCTTGTCCGCCTGATGCTGATGCAAAAGGCGCGTGATCGCAACGCAGGATTGAATACCGCAGGATATGTGACCGGATATCGCGGTTCGCCGCTGGGCGCGGTCGACATGCAGATGAACCGCGCGGCCAAGGAACTGATCGCGTCGGATGTCCTGTTCAAGGAAGGCCTGAACGAGGATCTGGCCGCGACCGCGCTATGGGGCGCGCAACAGGCCGAATTGCGCGGCGAGGGCAAGTATGACGGGGTCTTTGGCCTTTGGTATGGCAAGGGGCCGGGCGTGGATCGGTCCGGCGATGTGATGCGGCATGCCAATATGGCAGGGTCTTCGACCAATGGCGGCGTGATCATGGCCATGGGTGACGACCACACCGGCGAATCGTCAACCGTGCTGCACCAGTCAGAATGGGCGATGGTCGATGCCTATATGCCGGTTGTATCCCCCGCAGGTGTGCAGGAAATCCTCGACTACGGCATCTACGGCTTTGCCCTGTCTCGGTTTTCGGGCCTCTGGGTCGGGCTCAAGACGATGAAGGACACAGTCGAGGCAACAGCCGTGGTCGATGGCCGTCCGGATCGGATGCCGCTGGTCATACCGCCGTTTGACATGCCCGAGGGCGGGTTGAACATCCGGCTGATCGACACGCCCCACGCGCAAGAGGCGCGGATGATCGACTACAAACGCTTCGCCGCCGAGGCGTTTTCCCGTGCCAATGGTATGGACAAGCGGATCTGGGGCAAACCCGGCGCCAAGATTGGCTTTGTCGCGGCGGGCAAGAACTGGCTCGATCTGGTGCACGCGCTGTCGCTGCTGAACATCGACGCGAACGAGGCCGAGCGGCTGGGGCTGACCACCTACAAGATCGGCCAGACCTTTCCGCTGGATATGCAGGGGTTTCATGATTGGGCTGACGGGGTGGATTTGATCGTGGTGGTCGAAGAAAAGCGCAAGCTGATCGAAATCCAGATCAAAGAGGCGATTTTTAACGACCGTCAGGGTCGCCGCGTCTGGGGTTGGCACAAGGGTGGTGGCGCAGGGTCGATGCACGGCCCGGAACTGTTCCCGACACGCGGCGCGCTCGATCCCTTTCTGATTGCCGAAAAGCTGGGCGGAATTCTGGTGGACGAGGGCCGTGGCACCGATGGCATCCGCGCAGGCCTGCTGCGACTGGACGAGGCGCGGCGCGCCGACAATGCCGAAGAAATCGCCGCCCGCTTGCCGTATTTCTGCTCGGGCTGCCCACACAATTCCTCGACCAAGGTGCCAGAAGGGTCGCGCGCCTATGCCGGAATTGGCTGTCATTACATGGTGCAGTGGATGGACCGCTCGACCACCGGCTTTACCCATATGGGGGGCGAGGGTGCGAACTGGATCGGTGAGGCACCATTTTCAAAAACTGGTCATGTGTTCCAGAATTTGGGCGACGGCACCTACAACCATTCCGGTGTGCAGGCGATCCGCGCGGCGCTGCTGGCAGGGACAACCATCACCTACAAGATCCTGTACAATGACGCCGTCGCCATGACCGGCGGGCAAAAGAACGATGGTGGTCTGACTGCGCCTCGCATCGTGCGTGAACTCAAGGCGATGGGCGTTGAAAACGTCGCGCTGGTCTATGACGAGAAAGAGGATGTCGATCTGGCGGCTTACCCCGCCGACATAGACAAGGCCGAGCGGGGCGAGCTGGAGACAATCCAGAAAACCTACGCCAATCATCCCGGCGTATCCGCCATCGTCTATGTCCAGACCTGCGCCGCCGAAAAACGTCGCCGTCGCAAGCGGGGCAGCTTTCCCGATATCGACAAGCGCGTGTTTATCAACACAGATGTCTGTGAAGGCTGCGGCGACTGCGGCGTCCAGTCCAACTGCGTGTCCATTGTCCCGGTCGAGACCGAACTGGGTCGCAAGCGCGCCATCGACCAGTCGTCGTGCAACAAGGATTTTTCCTGTCTCAAGGGGTTTTGCCCGTCGTTTATCACCTTGGAAGGGGCGACGATCCGCAAGGATCAAACCACCGACCTGACCTTGCCTGACTTGCCTGATCCGGTTCTGCCGGTGATCGATGGCACCTGGAACGTGATTGTGACGGGCGTTGGCGGTACAGGCGTGGTGACCATTGGCGCGGTGCTGGCTCAGGCCGCACAGATCGACGGCAAAGGCGCCGGGATGATGGAGATGGCGGGGCTCGCTCAAAAGGGAGGCGCGGTGCATATCCATTGCCGTCTTGCGGAAACTCCCGAGGATATCAGTGCGATACGGGTCGCAACTGGTGAATGTGATGCACTGATCGGTGGCGATCTGGTGGTGTCAGCCGGAGCCAAGACACTGGGCCTGATGCGCAGCGGTCGTACTGGCGGAGTGGTGAACAGTCACGAGATTATCACAGGTGACTTTACCAGAAATACTGAATTCTCATTGCCAACGGACCGGTTACAGCTTGCTCTTGAGGCCCGGCTTCAAGATCGGATTGTGCTGTTTGATGCTTCTGAACTGGCGCGCGTCACGCTGGGGGATTCGATATTCTCCAACATGATGATCCTTGGTGCCGCCTGGCAACGGGGCCTTGTGCCGCTGAGAAAATCCGCGATCGAGGCAGCAATTCGGCTGAATGGTGCCGCCGTTGACCGGAACCTGCGGGCGTTCGAAATCGGTCGCTGGGCGGTGACGCATACGGATGATGTAAATGCAATATTGCCCCCCAAAGTACTGATTTTGCCGCAAACCCTAGAGGAACGTATCGCCTTTCGATCCGATCATCTGATCGCGTATCAGGGCAAGGCGCTCGCGCGGCGCTATCGCAAGCTGGTTGACGGTATCGAAAACCCCAGGCTGCGGGAAGCGGTCGCAAAGGGATATCACAAGCTGCTGAGTTACAAGGATGAATACGAGGTGGCCCGGCTGCTGTTGCACAGCCGCGCCAAGGCCGCTGAACAGTTTGATGGCGATTTTCGCTTGTCCTTCCACCTCGCGCCGCCGATCCTGAGCAAGACCGGTGCCGACGGTCGACCGATCAAACGCCAGTTCGGGCCGGGAATGCTGCGCGGGTTCGCTGTTCTGGCAAAACTGCGCAAGCTGCGCGGCACGCCATTCGATCCCTTTGGCCGCACGAAAGAGCGCAGGATGGAACGCGATCTGATCAGCCAATACGAGGCGGATATGGCCAAAATTCTGGCGGATGTCCGGCCCGAAACGATGGACGCTGTCGTCGCACTGGCTGAATTACCGATGCAGATCAAAGGTTTTGGGCCGGTAAAAGAGGCGGCAGAGATAAAGGCGGCAAAGCGCCGGGAAGAGTTGCTGGCGACCATTCGCGCGGGCGGCGCGCCGGTGCGCCACGCTGCGGAGTGA
- a CDS encoding LysR family transcriptional regulator, producing the protein MDWDKLRIFHAVADAGSLTHAGDTLHLSQSAVSRQIRALEESLNTTLFHRHARGLILTEQGELLFDATVSMVKRIDAATARIRDSEEEVFGELRVTTTTGFGSLWLAPRLPKLYEKYPDLKIDLMLEERVLDLPMREADVAIRMKEPSQADLIRKRLMNIRMRLYASPDYLEQHGVPQSIEEMANYRLICQNTRSAQVGAGLNMVQNLLTYDIQSMLTVNNYFGVLQAVLAGLGIGVLPDYIIEDFPSVVRVLPDYESGEVPVFLAYPEELRQSKRIAAFRDFVQEEIFAHRQQRKAMGDA; encoded by the coding sequence ATGGATTGGGATAAGCTTAGAATATTTCACGCGGTGGCGGACGCCGGTAGCCTGACTCATGCGGGTGATACCCTGCATCTGTCGCAGTCTGCGGTGTCGCGGCAGATACGCGCGCTCGAAGAATCGCTGAACACCACGCTGTTCCACCGCCACGCGCGGGGGTTGATTCTGACCGAACAGGGCGAGTTGCTGTTTGATGCCACAGTGTCGATGGTCAAACGCATCGACGCCGCCACCGCGCGCATCCGCGACAGCGAGGAAGAGGTGTTTGGTGAATTGCGGGTGACCACGACCACCGGCTTTGGCTCGCTCTGGCTGGCGCCGCGTCTGCCCAAGCTGTATGAAAAATATCCCGATCTCAAGATCGACCTGATGCTGGAAGAGCGCGTTCTTGACCTGCCGATGCGCGAAGCGGATGTCGCCATCCGAATGAAAGAACCCAGCCAGGCGGATCTGATCCGCAAGCGTCTGATGAACATCCGGATGAGGCTCTATGCGTCGCCGGATTATCTGGAGCAGCATGGCGTGCCCCAGTCGATCGAGGAAATGGCGAACTACCGTCTGATCTGCCAGAATACGCGGTCAGCCCAGGTTGGCGCCGGTCTGAACATGGTGCAGAATTTGCTGACCTATGACATCCAGTCAATGCTCACGGTTAACAATTACTTTGGCGTGTTGCAGGCGGTCCTGGCCGGGCTCGGTATTGGCGTGTTGCCCGATTACATCATCGAGGATTTTCCGTCCGTCGTACGTGTCCTGCCCGACTATGAATCCGGCGAAGTCCCAGTGTTTCTGGCCTACCCCGAAGAATTGCGCCAATCCAAGCGGATAGCGGCGTTTCGCGACTTTGTGCAGGAAGAAATCTTTGCCCACCGTCAACAGCGCAAGGCGATGGGAGATGCCTAA
- a CDS encoding MFS transporter, which yields MFELRTPRRAVAAMFMLNGALFGIWASRIPAFVDRFELSPDLLGVLLLCLAAGAILSFPLSGRLTDRVGAADLTRVIAILYGLSLAEVALAPTLPVLMLCLFLFGAAHGSMDVSMNAWATEVERHLARPVMSWFHAMFSLGAGIGAASGYVAIRLGIGVLPHFACMAVVLVLVALWMTAKQWESEKSKPSARIFALPTGPLVAVGLVAAAASLGEGAMADWSAVYLETAAGAVRAQAALGYAVFSIAMVVTRLSGGWIVQRFGPVRAARLSGVAALLGVLVAVSGPVLAPGQAFGVWLVLLGFGMMGVGYAVIMPLAFSRAAAEKGIGGGQAIASVATLGYGGMLLGPPVIGFLAGLTSLPVAFLLLALLALLIILFAGAMKRG from the coding sequence ATGTTTGAATTACGCACTCCACGCCGCGCTGTCGCCGCGATGTTCATGTTGAACGGCGCGCTTTTTGGAATCTGGGCCTCGCGTATTCCGGCGTTTGTTGATCGGTTCGAACTGTCGCCTGACCTGCTTGGCGTGTTGTTGTTATGTCTCGCGGCTGGGGCGATCCTGTCATTTCCACTTTCGGGCAGGCTGACTGACCGGGTTGGCGCTGCGGACCTGACGCGGGTCATTGCGATTCTTTATGGCCTGTCGCTGGCCGAGGTGGCGCTGGCGCCGACGTTGCCGGTTTTGATGCTGTGCCTTTTTCTGTTCGGCGCGGCGCATGGGTCAATGGATGTGTCGATGAACGCCTGGGCTACCGAGGTCGAGCGTCACCTGGCACGTCCTGTCATGTCGTGGTTCCACGCCATGTTCAGTCTGGGCGCCGGAATCGGCGCCGCGTCGGGGTATGTCGCGATCCGGTTGGGGATCGGTGTCTTGCCACATTTTGCGTGTATGGCTGTGGTTTTGGTGCTTGTGGCGCTGTGGATGACCGCCAAGCAATGGGAGTCGGAAAAATCAAAGCCATCAGCGCGCATCTTTGCCCTGCCGACCGGCCCGCTGGTCGCAGTCGGATTGGTGGCGGCTGCCGCATCGCTGGGCGAAGGCGCGATGGCGGATTGGAGCGCAGTTTATCTGGAAACTGCAGCCGGTGCCGTGCGGGCGCAGGCGGCGCTGGGATATGCGGTGTTTTCAATTGCGATGGTCGTGACGCGACTGTCCGGCGGCTGGATCGTGCAGCGTTTTGGCCCGGTCCGCGCGGCACGTCTGTCCGGCGTGGCGGCGTTGCTTGGGGTTTTGGTCGCTGTGTCCGGTCCGGTACTGGCACCGGGCCAGGCGTTCGGTGTGTGGCTGGTGCTACTGGGCTTTGGCATGATGGGCGTGGGATATGCGGTGATCATGCCGCTGGCCTTTTCACGTGCTGCTGCAGAAAAGGGCATCGGTGGAGGTCAGGCCATCGCCAGCGTCGCGACCTTGGGCTATGGCGGCATGTTGCTGGGGCCGCCGGTCATCGGGTTCCTGGCCGGACTTACATCACTGCCGGTGGCGTTTCTGCTGCTGGCTCTGTTGGCGCTGCTGATCATTTTGTTCGCAGGCGCGATGAAGCGCGGTTGA